From Triticum urartu cultivar G1812 chromosome 2, Tu2.1, whole genome shotgun sequence, a single genomic window includes:
- the LOC125534037 gene encoding uncharacterized protein LOC125534037 yields MEETRHLVGVGPAPPGCYEAGARAKKAKDAQSEESDDMATKTNYSAAAAASEDSRRLLEPKPMARPFVLPGLADEDEKAKSRRAALGRRRACNWLRLLLRSPPLHPPPDFRPKMSRSEIKALNHETVLQCLELYNSTHPGDEYEPAPGKVTRRGKLDNYGFWTHGNFVARRKRSGCFSFLPAPRTLFFFELIDRGDDDEVLTCIPLDEPVTEAYVSLGIPLGRGTRRNGESDCVCKTCYRRFHVPHAGLTRKCGCEDSKVERVCEMCYLDADVLHPFRGGFRFGHHQGSFVKRYCSYY; encoded by the exons ATGGAGGAGACTCGACACCTCGTCGGAGTCGGACCAGCGCCGCCTGGGTGCTACGAGGCAGGTGCGCGTGCTAAGAAGGCCAAGGACGCGCAGTCTGAGGAATCCGACGACATGGCGACCAAGACCAACTACAGTGCCGCCGCTGCCGCATCGGAGGACTCTCGTCGCCTCCTTGAACCCAAACCAATGGCTAGGCCTTTCGTGCTGCCTGGTCTGGCTGATGAGGATGAGAAAGCAAAGTCAAGGAGGGCGGCGCTTGGCCGCCGCCGCGCGTGCAACTGGCTGCGGCTGCTGCTCCGTTCGCCTCCTCTCCATCCTCCCCCCGACTTCAG GCCTAAGATGTCACGGTCGGAGATTAAAGCTCTGAATCACGAGACCGTGCTGCAATGCCTTGAGCTGTACAACTCCACCCATCCG GGCGATGAGTACGAACCTGCTCCTGGTAAGGTGACCAGACGCGGCAAGCTTGACAATTACGGTTTTTGGACTCATGGTAACTTTGTGGCTCGTCGGAAGCGCTCTGGCTGCTTCTCCTTCCTGCCTGCTCCGCGAACTCTCTTCTTTTTTGAGCTCATTGATAGAGGTGATGACGATGAAGTTCTCACATGCATCCCCCTAG ATGAACCAGTTACTGAAGCCTACGTTTCCCTTGGCATCCCTCTTGGACGGGGCACCCGGCGTAATGGTGAAT CGGACTGTGTTTGCAAGACATGCTACCGTCGATTCCATGTCCCACATGCTGGTCTGACGAGGAAATGTGGATGTGAAGACAGCAAGGTGGAGAGGGTATGTGAAATGTGCTATCTTGACGCCGATGTGCTGCATCCCTTCCGAGGAGGATTCCGTTTTGGCCATCACCAAGGGAGCTTTGTGAAGCGTTACTGCTCCTACTACTGA